The proteins below are encoded in one region of Macrococcus armenti:
- a CDS encoding glycoside hydrolase family 13 protein: MLKRKWWKEAVCYQIYPRSFNDSNHDGIGDINGITEKLDYLKELGIDVIWVSPIFESPNDDNGYDISDYQEIMRDFGTMEDFDRLLHEVHERDMKLILDLVINHTSDEHHWFVEAKKSKDNEFRDWYIWKDAKDGKEPNNWASIFEGSAWEYDATTDQYYMHVFSRKQPDLNWENEDTRHAIYNMVNWWLDKGIDGFRVDAISHIKKSFDKGDLPGADELGYAESFEGHMNQPGIQKHLQELKENTFDKYDIMTVGEANGVTIEDSDEWVGEENGKFNMVFQFEHLNLWDHNVGKSFDIKGYKDVLNSWQKGLEGRGWNALFIENHDRQRVSSTWGDDTDCWFESSTSHAVVYFLQQGTPFIYQGQEIGMTNYPFEDITDFDDVHAKNIYNQELKKGVSKEEVLEMLRRISRDNTRTPMQWDDTKNAGFTKGTPWLKVNPNFEEINVFSQEKDENSVLNFYKRLIKLKKDNLTLTYGTFDLIYPDDDKVFAYTRTLDDEQFVIFGNLSHDKVTLKHDDTLNISQENLVLHNYPLEEHSADLFTLMPFESRVYHVRKK; encoded by the coding sequence GTGCTTAAGAGAAAATGGTGGAAAGAAGCGGTTTGTTATCAAATATATCCGAGAAGTTTCAATGATTCAAATCATGATGGTATCGGCGACATTAATGGGATTACTGAGAAATTAGACTATTTAAAGGAACTAGGTATCGATGTCATTTGGGTGAGTCCAATTTTTGAATCGCCGAATGATGATAATGGCTATGATATTAGTGATTATCAGGAGATTATGCGAGACTTCGGGACGATGGAAGATTTCGACCGATTGCTTCATGAAGTGCATGAACGTGATATGAAGCTTATTTTAGATTTAGTAATCAACCATACGAGCGACGAACATCATTGGTTTGTTGAAGCGAAGAAAAGTAAGGATAATGAATTTCGTGACTGGTACATATGGAAAGACGCCAAAGATGGTAAAGAACCTAATAACTGGGCGAGTATCTTTGAAGGGTCAGCATGGGAATACGATGCAACGACAGATCAATATTACATGCATGTCTTCAGTAGGAAACAACCAGATTTAAACTGGGAAAATGAAGATACGCGTCATGCAATTTACAATATGGTAAACTGGTGGCTGGATAAAGGTATTGATGGCTTTAGGGTGGATGCAATCAGTCATATTAAAAAAAGCTTTGATAAAGGTGATTTACCAGGAGCAGATGAACTCGGTTATGCAGAATCATTTGAAGGTCATATGAATCAGCCGGGCATTCAGAAACATTTGCAGGAATTAAAAGAAAATACATTCGACAAGTATGATATTATGACTGTCGGTGAAGCTAACGGTGTCACGATTGAAGACTCAGATGAATGGGTTGGCGAAGAGAATGGCAAGTTTAATATGGTATTCCAGTTTGAACACTTGAATTTGTGGGATCATAATGTCGGTAAGAGTTTCGATATTAAAGGCTACAAAGATGTTTTAAATAGCTGGCAAAAAGGGCTTGAAGGTCGTGGATGGAATGCACTCTTTATAGAAAACCATGATCGCCAGCGCGTATCTTCAACGTGGGGCGATGATACAGATTGCTGGTTTGAAAGTTCAACGAGCCATGCGGTAGTATACTTCCTTCAGCAAGGTACGCCATTTATATATCAAGGACAGGAAATTGGAATGACGAATTATCCGTTTGAAGATATAACTGATTTCGATGATGTCCATGCAAAAAATATATACAATCAGGAACTTAAAAAAGGTGTGTCTAAAGAAGAAGTGTTAGAAATGCTGCGCCGAATCTCCCGTGATAATACAAGAACGCCGATGCAGTGGGATGATACGAAAAATGCAGGATTCACAAAAGGTACTCCTTGGTTGAAAGTTAATCCTAACTTTGAGGAGATTAATGTATTCAGTCAGGAAAAAGATGAAAATTCAGTTCTGAACTTCTATAAACGACTGATTAAGCTGAAGAAAGATAACTTAACATTGACGTACGGAACGTTTGACTTAATTTATCCGGATGATGATAAAGTGTTTGCTTATACGAGAACGCTTGATGATGAACAATTTGTTATCTTCGGAAATTTGAGTCATGACAAAGTTACGTTAAAACATGATGATACACTAAATATTTCCCAGGAAAATTTAGTGCTGCATAATTATCCTTTAGAGGAGCACTCTGCAGATCTATTTACTTTAATGCCGTTTGAATCGCGTGTATATCATGTTAGAAAGAAATAA
- a CDS encoding FadR/GntR family transcriptional regulator — protein sequence MVKLEKKKLYEEIAEIITEKIREGTYKQGDKLPSIQALAKAYGVGQASIREALNALRVVGLVEIKHGEGTFIKSIEAQSYTPEMALYNKEDIKDLLEVRKVLEVGSVRAAAQNRSVAQLKKINEALLQMELAMKNKEIGDDSDLMFHLAIADASNNKLLKHMLTEVSDKIKTIMKETRQIWLFNESKSIEKLFNEHTEIYEAIESQNINLSEEKMIKHLEEVESVLIEHYKI from the coding sequence ATGGTGAAATTAGAAAAGAAAAAATTATATGAAGAAATTGCTGAAATCATTACTGAAAAAATTAGAGAAGGTACTTATAAACAAGGTGATAAACTTCCATCTATTCAAGCTTTAGCAAAAGCGTACGGTGTAGGACAGGCATCGATTAGAGAAGCGCTGAACGCACTTAGGGTTGTAGGTCTAGTTGAAATAAAACATGGTGAAGGAACGTTTATTAAATCGATAGAAGCACAAAGCTATACGCCTGAAATGGCTTTATATAATAAAGAAGACATAAAGGATTTGCTTGAAGTACGTAAAGTATTGGAAGTAGGATCGGTGCGTGCTGCTGCACAAAATAGAAGTGTAGCACAACTTAAGAAGATTAACGAAGCACTCCTTCAGATGGAACTGGCGATGAAGAATAAAGAAATTGGTGATGATAGCGATTTAATGTTTCATCTTGCAATTGCAGATGCGTCGAACAATAAGTTGCTTAAACATATGCTTACAGAAGTTTCGGATAAGATTAAAACAATTATGAAAGAAACGAGACAAATATGGTTATTTAATGAATCAAAATCTATAGAAAAGTTATTCAATGAACATACAGAAATATACGAAGCAATTGAGTCACAGAATATTAATCTTTCTGAAGAAAAAATGATTAAACATCTGGAAGAAGTGGAATCAGTATTAATAGAACACTATAAAATATAA
- a CDS encoding (Fe-S)-binding protein, whose translation MKVSLFSTCLVDVFEKRVGIATVELLEKLGCEVDFPGAQVCCGQPAYNSGYHEETKKAAKNMIKAFENSEVVVAPSGSCVTMFKHYPDLLKDDAVWQERAQKLADKTYEITQFIVEVLGITNVGAKLEGIATIHPSCHMTRLLGNVTAPAKLLNEVEGLEVVELPKYYNCCGFGGTFAVKMSDVSGEMVDEKVDCIVESGANYLVGGDCSCLMNIDGRLKRRGVDVKAVHIVEILNNQVEAVTAR comes from the coding sequence ATGAAAGTAAGTTTATTCAGTACATGTCTCGTTGATGTATTTGAGAAACGTGTAGGTATTGCAACAGTTGAGTTACTAGAGAAACTCGGTTGTGAAGTTGATTTCCCGGGAGCACAAGTATGTTGTGGGCAGCCGGCATATAACTCTGGTTATCATGAAGAGACGAAGAAAGCTGCTAAAAATATGATTAAAGCATTTGAAAATTCTGAAGTTGTAGTTGCACCTTCAGGTTCATGTGTGACGATGTTTAAACACTATCCGGATTTACTGAAAGATGATGCAGTATGGCAGGAACGTGCACAGAAGTTAGCAGATAAAACTTATGAAATCACGCAGTTTATTGTTGAAGTGTTAGGTATTACGAATGTAGGCGCAAAACTTGAAGGTATTGCGACGATTCATCCGTCATGTCATATGACACGTTTGTTAGGTAATGTTACAGCACCTGCAAAATTACTGAACGAAGTTGAAGGGCTTGAAGTCGTAGAGCTTCCGAAATACTATAATTGCTGTGGCTTCGGTGGTACATTCGCCGTAAAAATGAGTGATGTATCTGGTGAAATGGTCGATGAGAAAGTAGACTGCATCGTTGAAAGTGGCGCGAACTATTTAGTTGGTGGAGATTGCAGTTGCTTAATGAATATTGACGGACGTTTAAAACGTCGTGGTGTTGATGTGAAAGCAGTGCACATTGTTGAAATCTTAAACAATCAAGTTGAGGCGGTGACTGCACGATGA
- a CDS encoding LutB/LldF family L-lactate oxidation iron-sulfur protein: MSMRIGNETFKQAVKTELKDEFMRGAVSSAQDRLRERKIKTQEELGNWEEWRNHSEEIRQHTLANLDYYLNMLAENVAAKGGHVFFAETAEDANQYVQKVLREKNAKKVAKSKSMVTEEIGLNQAMEAVGCEVIETDLGEYILQVDDHNPPSHIVVPALHLNKEQIQSVFSEKLGYDKSSQPEELALFARQKLREEFLSADVGITGCNFGVAESGSFNLVTNEGNARMVTTLPKTQITVMGMERLVPTHEELEVLVTMLTRSAVGQKLTSYVTTLTGPRADDEIDGPEEFHLIIVDNGRSKILGTQFQSILQCIRCAACVNVCPVYRQTGGHSYGSIYPGPIGAVLSPLLGGYDTYKELPYASTLCGACTEACPVKIPLHDLLLEHRRVIVEEEHMSPFAERLVMKGFSQGASHATLFKYGTKMAPTIMSPFENKDKGMITKGPKPLQAWTASRDFPMPDEENFRDWMQNRLKRGAK, translated from the coding sequence ATGAGTATGAGAATTGGTAATGAAACATTTAAACAGGCCGTTAAAACAGAACTTAAAGATGAGTTTATGCGTGGTGCGGTAAGTAGCGCACAAGATCGATTACGTGAACGTAAAATAAAAACTCAGGAAGAGTTAGGAAACTGGGAAGAATGGAGAAACCATTCAGAAGAAATTCGTCAGCATACGTTAGCAAATTTAGATTATTACTTAAATATGTTAGCGGAGAATGTTGCAGCTAAAGGTGGTCATGTATTCTTCGCAGAAACTGCTGAAGATGCAAATCAATATGTACAAAAAGTATTGCGTGAGAAAAACGCAAAAAAAGTAGCGAAGTCTAAATCGATGGTTACAGAAGAGATAGGATTGAACCAGGCGATGGAAGCGGTTGGTTGTGAAGTAATCGAAACAGATTTAGGAGAATATATTCTTCAAGTCGATGATCATAATCCACCATCGCATATCGTAGTACCGGCGCTTCATTTAAACAAAGAGCAAATCCAGAGTGTATTCAGTGAAAAGCTTGGATATGATAAGTCAAGTCAACCTGAAGAATTAGCATTATTTGCACGTCAGAAGTTACGTGAAGAGTTCTTATCAGCAGATGTTGGTATTACAGGATGTAACTTCGGTGTTGCTGAAAGTGGTTCATTTAACTTAGTAACGAACGAAGGTAATGCACGTATGGTAACAACACTACCGAAAACACAAATTACTGTAATGGGTATGGAACGTCTAGTGCCGACACATGAAGAGTTAGAAGTACTGGTGACGATGCTGACGCGCTCAGCAGTAGGACAAAAATTAACAAGTTACGTTACTACGCTTACTGGACCGCGTGCGGATGATGAGATTGATGGACCAGAAGAATTCCATTTAATTATTGTGGATAATGGACGTTCTAAAATTTTAGGTACGCAATTCCAGTCAATATTACAATGTATTCGTTGTGCAGCATGTGTTAATGTATGTCCGGTATATCGTCAGACAGGTGGACATTCGTATGGATCAATTTATCCAGGACCAATCGGTGCGGTATTATCACCGTTACTTGGTGGATATGATACGTACAAAGAATTGCCATATGCATCAACATTGTGTGGTGCATGTACAGAAGCATGTCCAGTTAAGATTCCATTACATGACTTACTTCTTGAGCATAGACGTGTTATCGTTGAAGAGGAACATATGTCACCATTTGCAGAACGTCTAGTTATGAAAGGTTTTTCACAAGGTGCGAGTCATGCGACATTATTTAAGTATGGTACGAAAATGGCACCGACAATTATGTCACCATTTGAAAACAAAGATAAAGGTATGATTACGAAAGGGCCGAAACCATTACAAGCCTGGACGGCATCTCGTGATTTCCCGATGCCTGATGAAGAGAACTTCCGTGACTGGATGCAAAATAGATTGAAAAGAGGTGCGAAATAA
- a CDS encoding LutC/YkgG family protein codes for MERGTIHNKGSFLSNISKNLQREMPAHVERPEWQYRPQDKTLTGLSQDELVEVLRQQCNFIHTDLVETTTDKINETLSQVIEKYGNGEVIAWNDKRFDEFGIDLAAHDAFIWDEEKGAENLQVAERANVGITFSDATLAESGTVVLYADKGKGRSVSLLPATYIAIVPKSTIVPRFTQAAQQMNRMMEDKENFPTCINLITGPSNSADIEMKLVVGVHGPIKATYILVDDK; via the coding sequence ATGGAAAGAGGAACAATTCATAATAAAGGTTCGTTCTTAAGTAACATCTCTAAAAACTTACAACGTGAAATGCCAGCACATGTAGAACGTCCAGAATGGCAATATCGCCCTCAGGATAAGACATTAACAGGATTATCGCAAGATGAACTTGTAGAAGTATTAAGACAGCAATGTAACTTTATTCATACAGATTTAGTAGAAACAACGACTGATAAGATTAATGAAACATTGAGTCAAGTCATTGAGAAGTATGGCAACGGTGAAGTGATTGCCTGGAACGATAAACGTTTTGATGAATTCGGAATTGATTTAGCAGCCCATGATGCATTTATATGGGATGAAGAAAAAGGTGCAGAGAACTTACAGGTAGCAGAACGTGCAAACGTCGGTATTACATTTAGTGACGCGACACTTGCAGAGAGTGGGACGGTCGTATTATATGCTGATAAAGGAAAAGGACGTAGTGTAAGCCTCTTACCTGCAACGTATATTGCAATTGTGCCGAAGTCAACGATTGTACCGAGATTTACTCAAGCTGCTCAGCAAATGAATCGCATGATGGAAGATAAAGAAAACTTCCCGACATGTATTAACTTAATTACGGGACCTTCAAACTCAGCGGATATTGAGATGAAGCTTGTAGTAGGTGTTCACGGTCCGATTAAAGCAACATATATATTAGTCGATGATAAATAA
- a CDS encoding VOC family protein has protein sequence MIALVFTVYTLKWSEEVRGLELKFDHIIHYVHQLNEADINFMKVINGGKHETLGTYNKLSYTDLSYIEFIDAFDRELVHSAVNSESEHLSFAATLERTGYTEGFKRLCFRTDDIVQLKEHLNNLGVRTIGPTNMKRVTPDGKCIEWQLLYIDETKRFELPFFIQWQEDDDVRERNLSQYFQGNLSMEAIEIETTDFDEIAEVFVNWMGYEVIGGVINSYFKLVKEGSLDIYLIPGNQDSIKSLIIKSDTPEEHHFRNAVYKFI, from the coding sequence ATGATTGCTTTAGTTTTTACTGTATATACATTAAAATGGAGTGAAGAGGTGAGAGGATTGGAATTGAAGTTTGATCATATTATTCATTATGTCCATCAATTAAATGAAGCGGATATAAATTTTATGAAAGTGATAAATGGTGGGAAGCACGAAACGCTTGGTACGTATAATAAACTTTCCTATACTGATTTATCCTATATAGAATTTATTGATGCATTCGACCGCGAACTTGTGCACTCAGCAGTCAACAGTGAAAGCGAGCATTTAAGCTTTGCCGCAACGTTAGAACGTACAGGCTATACGGAAGGATTTAAACGTCTGTGCTTCAGAACGGATGATATCGTTCAATTAAAAGAACATTTAAATAATCTAGGTGTCCGTACGATAGGACCGACCAATATGAAGCGTGTAACGCCTGATGGGAAATGTATAGAGTGGCAACTTCTGTACATCGATGAAACAAAGCGTTTCGAACTGCCATTTTTTATTCAATGGCAGGAAGATGACGATGTTAGAGAACGTAATTTATCACAATATTTCCAGGGGAATTTATCGATGGAAGCAATTGAAATTGAAACGACAGACTTCGATGAAATCGCTGAAGTGTTCGTAAACTGGATGGGTTATGAAGTAATCGGTGGTGTTATTAATAGTTATTTCAAGCTCGTAAAGGAAGGTTCTTTGGACATTTATTTAATACCGGGGAATCAGGATAGTATAAAATCTTTAATTATAAAAAGTGACACTCCAGAGGAACATCACTTTAGAAATGCAGTATATAAATTTATTTAA
- a CDS encoding lipid II:glycine glycyltransferase FemX: MTVTKMNITNEMHDNFVKTHPNGDMLQLSTWAQTKQLTGWYSRRVAVGRNGEVQGVAQLLFKKVPKLPFTMCYVSRGFVCDYNDKAVVLALKDATIETARREKSYSIKIDPDVEVDAIPDLVTYMNSIGFVHKGFKDGLHPDYIQPRMTMITNIDKDEDALIQSFESRNRSSVKQSLKKGVELEIGTRDDLKIFAELMKETGERDGFLVRDISYFETIYDALNPAGDAELFLTKLVPGNVLSILHQSLKHNEDEKERILSRKQTKKTENQLKEIEIVLNKLNEQIAEMEDLKIKHPKGIYLSGAILTFCGKKAYYLYGASSNEYRGYLPNHKMQIEMMKYARDKGATSYDFGGTDNNPDKSSDHYGLWQFKKSWGTRLSEKIGEFDYVLNQPMYTLIEVAKPKVKAWTKKINMRR; the protein is encoded by the coding sequence ATGACAGTTACAAAAATGAATATAACAAATGAAATGCATGATAATTTTGTTAAAACGCATCCGAACGGTGATATGCTTCAGTTATCAACCTGGGCACAAACAAAGCAATTGACAGGTTGGTATAGCAGACGTGTTGCAGTAGGACGAAATGGAGAAGTTCAAGGTGTGGCACAGCTTTTATTTAAAAAAGTTCCGAAACTTCCGTTTACGATGTGTTACGTATCACGTGGATTTGTTTGTGATTATAATGATAAAGCAGTCGTTTTAGCACTTAAAGATGCGACAATTGAAACAGCGCGTCGTGAGAAGAGTTATTCAATTAAGATTGATCCGGATGTTGAGGTAGATGCGATTCCAGATTTAGTAACGTATATGAATTCAATAGGATTTGTGCATAAAGGTTTTAAAGATGGATTACATCCGGACTATATTCAACCACGTATGACGATGATTACAAATATTGATAAAGATGAAGATGCATTAATACAATCGTTTGAAAGTCGTAATAGGTCTAGTGTGAAACAAAGTCTGAAAAAAGGTGTGGAACTGGAAATCGGTACACGCGATGATCTAAAAATATTTGCTGAACTGATGAAGGAAACAGGAGAACGAGATGGATTTTTAGTGCGTGATATTTCATACTTTGAAACGATTTATGATGCATTAAACCCAGCAGGAGATGCTGAATTATTTTTAACGAAACTCGTACCTGGTAATGTATTAAGTATTTTACATCAATCATTAAAACATAATGAAGATGAAAAAGAGCGCATATTATCAAGAAAACAGACGAAGAAAACTGAAAATCAACTGAAAGAAATTGAGATTGTTCTAAATAAATTGAACGAGCAAATTGCTGAAATGGAAGATTTAAAGATTAAACATCCGAAAGGCATTTATTTGTCCGGTGCAATTCTGACGTTCTGTGGTAAAAAAGCATATTATTTATATGGTGCTTCGAGTAATGAATATAGAGGGTATTTACCGAATCATAAAATGCAGATTGAAATGATGAAGTACGCAAGGGATAAAGGTGCAACGTCATATGATTTCGGTGGTACAGATAATAATCCGGATAAATCATCAGATCATTATGGATTATGGCAATTTAAGAAAAGTTGGGGAACGCGTTTAAGCGAAAAAATTGGTGAGTTCGATTACGTATTAAATCAGCCGATGTATACATTGATTGAAGTTGCCAAGCCGAAAGTGAAGGCGTGGACGAAGAAGATTAATATGAGACGTTAG
- a CDS encoding NAD(P)-dependent oxidoreductase, with the protein MKIGFIGTGVMGSSMASHIGGTQYIYNRTKQKAETLIRDGHIWCETPGEVARSADVVFTMLGYPIDVEAIYLGPDGLLENGTPGQIYIDCTTSSPELAQKIYNAAKVKDIDVLDAPVSGGDIGAKNGTLSVMVGGEEAVLKKVLPLLEKFSSSVTYFGAAGSGQHTKMANQIAIATNMIGMAESLYYAHHAGLDVEKVLETISKGAAGSWSLSNLAPRILDGNYEPGFYTHHFLKDMKIALDEAEKMGITLPGLALSYKLYNTLSTDIKETTGTHAIYQYYDEK; encoded by the coding sequence ATGAAAATCGGATTTATCGGTACAGGTGTAATGGGAAGCAGTATGGCGTCGCATATTGGAGGGACACAATATATTTATAATCGTACGAAACAAAAGGCGGAAACTTTAATTCGTGACGGTCATATTTGGTGTGAGACGCCCGGTGAGGTCGCACGTTCTGCAGATGTAGTGTTTACGATGTTAGGATATCCGATTGATGTAGAAGCGATATACTTAGGGCCGGATGGATTACTTGAAAATGGAACGCCGGGGCAGATTTATATCGATTGTACGACGAGTAGTCCGGAACTGGCGCAGAAGATTTATAACGCTGCTAAAGTTAAAGACATTGATGTATTAGACGCGCCGGTAAGTGGTGGTGATATCGGTGCTAAAAACGGAACGCTCAGTGTGATGGTCGGCGGAGAAGAAGCGGTTCTTAAAAAAGTGCTGCCGTTACTTGAGAAATTCAGTAGTTCCGTCACGTACTTTGGTGCAGCAGGTAGCGGACAGCATACGAAGATGGCGAATCAAATTGCGATAGCAACAAATATGATTGGTATGGCAGAAAGTTTGTATTACGCACATCATGCAGGACTTGATGTTGAGAAAGTGCTTGAAACGATTAGTAAAGGTGCAGCTGGCAGTTGGTCGTTATCAAACTTAGCACCTAGAATATTAGACGGAAATTATGAGCCCGGATTTTATACGCATCATTTCTTAAAGGATATGAAGATTGCACTTGATGAAGCAGAAAAGATGGGGATAACATTACCCGGACTTGCATTAAGTTATAAACTATATAACACATTAAGTACTGACATTAAAGAAACGACAGGGACACATGCAATTTATCAATATTATGATGAAAAATAA